A window of the Sporosarcina sp. FSL K6-2383 genome harbors these coding sequences:
- the purF gene encoding amidophosphoribosyltransferase has product MLAELRGLNEECGVFGIWGHVDAAQISYYGLHALQHRGQEGAGIVTKDGNKLHVIKGEGLVNDVFSGNEIENLKGSAAIGQVRYSTENGRGIENVQPLVFRSTTGSLSVALNGNIVNAVELREHLERQGSIFQTNSDTEVLAHLIKKSSGSLNQRDRVKKALAMLKGAFAFVILTDDGLMVAQDPNGLRPLSLGKMGNAWVVASETCAFDIIGAEWVRSVEPGELIIINDKGLHSERFAPAADSAMCSMEYVYFARPDSDIDGINVHMARKRCGKQLAREMAHIEADVVTGVPDSSISAAIGFSEESGIPYELGLIKSRYVGRTFIQPSQELREQGVKMKLSPVRQVVNGKRVIVVDDSIVRGTTSKRIVRMLKEAGATEVHVVSASPPLVNPCFYGVDISTDSELISTNRTIEEVRELIEADSLTFLSPEGMLNAIGRSDSMKNCGQCLACFTGEYPTEIYSDTVLPHKKEIV; this is encoded by the coding sequence ATGCTTGCTGAACTCAGAGGCTTAAACGAAGAGTGCGGTGTATTTGGCATTTGGGGTCATGTAGATGCGGCGCAGATCAGTTATTACGGTCTGCACGCCTTGCAACACCGGGGACAAGAAGGCGCCGGCATTGTAACAAAAGATGGTAATAAGTTACATGTCATTAAAGGTGAAGGCCTTGTCAACGATGTGTTTTCAGGTAATGAAATTGAAAATCTTAAAGGCAGTGCTGCCATTGGGCAAGTACGTTATTCGACGGAAAATGGTAGAGGCATTGAAAATGTTCAGCCACTTGTTTTCCGTTCAACGACGGGAAGTCTATCCGTTGCTCTCAATGGTAATATTGTCAATGCAGTCGAATTACGTGAGCATCTGGAACGTCAAGGCAGTATTTTTCAAACGAATTCAGATACGGAAGTACTTGCACATTTAATCAAAAAAAGTAGTGGTTCTTTAAACCAGCGTGATCGTGTGAAAAAAGCATTGGCGATGTTAAAAGGTGCTTTTGCCTTTGTTATCTTAACTGATGATGGGCTGATGGTAGCTCAGGATCCGAATGGTTTACGCCCACTGTCTCTTGGGAAAATGGGCAATGCGTGGGTTGTGGCGTCGGAAACATGTGCGTTTGATATTATTGGTGCAGAATGGGTTCGTTCGGTTGAACCCGGTGAACTCATCATTATTAATGATAAAGGGCTTCACTCTGAGCGCTTTGCACCAGCAGCTGATTCAGCGATGTGCTCAATGGAATATGTCTATTTTGCACGTCCCGATTCGGATATTGATGGCATAAATGTTCACATGGCACGCAAGCGTTGTGGTAAACAGCTGGCACGAGAAATGGCGCATATTGAAGCGGATGTTGTCACAGGTGTACCCGATTCGAGTATTTCGGCAGCTATTGGATTTTCTGAGGAAAGTGGCATACCTTACGAGCTAGGACTTATTAAAAGCCGTTATGTAGGTCGTACGTTCATCCAACCTTCACAGGAATTGCGTGAACAAGGCGTTAAAATGAAACTTTCTCCTGTGCGTCAAGTTGTCAATGGTAAACGGGTTATCGTGGTGGATGATTCGATTGTTCGTGGGACAACGTCTAAACGTATTGTGAGGATGCTAAAAGAGGCAGGGGCAACAGAAGTTCATGTTGTCAGTGCTTCACCTCCACTCGTCAATCCATGTTTCTACGGCGTGGATATTAGCACGGATTCAGAATTGATCTCAACCAATCGTACGATTGAGGAAGTTCGCGAGCTCATTGAAGCTGACTCATTAACATTTTTGTCACCAGAAGGTATGCTGAACGCGATTGGCCGTTCAGATAGCATGAAAAATTGTGGGCAATGTTTGGCTTGTTTCACGGGAGAATATCCAACAGAAATCTATTCAGATACAGTTTTACCACATAAAAAAGAAATCGTTTGA
- the purL gene encoding phosphoribosylformylglycinamidine synthase subunit PurL, with the protein MSAKHEPSTQQVKEEKLYLQMGMTDEEFELATKMLGRLPNYTETGLFSALWSEHCSYKSSKPVLRKFPTEGTRVLQGPGEGAGIVDIGDNQAVVFKMESHNSPSAIEPFIGAATGAGGVLRDVFSMGSRPVALVNSLRFGDLTDARDRFLFEEAVAGIASYGNIIGIPTIAGEVQFDNCYSKRPLVNAMAVGLLNHEDIQKGVASGVGNTVMYAGATTGRDGIHGATMSSSEVAVGEDTAPPVMQAGDPYLEKLVMEACLELVKSDALIGIQDMGAAGLTSSAAEMASKAGYGVELNLDLVPQREEGMTAYEMMLSESQERMLIVVKKGREQEVTDLFAKYSVEAVSIGTVTDDKMLRLLHKGEVVAEVSADALAEDAPVYHKKSEEPAYFREFQAQEMTEPVVKDLQATLKDLLQRPTIASKEWVYNQFDTQARSNTIVAPGSSAGVIRVNGTSKGLAMTSDCNSRFVYLDPETGGKIAVAEAARNLVCSGAEPIAITDCLNFGSADKPEVFWQLEKSADGISEACIKLNAPVISGNVSLSNEVNGVPIYPTPTIGMVGLVHDLSQVTTTAFKQAGDAIYVIGEAGLDFGGSELQQMIDSKISGQAPAIDLDVEAARQKAVLTAIQDGLVQSATDLSEGGFAIALCEKAFDAEGLGAEVTIAGSAVTALFSETQSRFLVTVKEENTAAFEATVADAIKIGAVTASDRVVINGENGVLIDGAVEEFRSAWKGAIQCLLNSEA; encoded by the coding sequence ATGTCAGCCAAGCATGAACCGAGCACACAACAAGTTAAAGAGGAAAAGTTATACCTACAAATGGGAATGACCGACGAAGAATTCGAATTGGCAACCAAAATGTTAGGTCGCCTTCCAAACTACACGGAAACAGGTCTGTTCTCGGCATTATGGTCTGAGCACTGTTCATATAAAAGTTCGAAACCCGTTTTGCGTAAATTCCCAACTGAAGGAACACGTGTCCTTCAAGGCCCAGGTGAGGGTGCTGGGATTGTAGATATCGGCGATAACCAAGCAGTTGTTTTCAAAATGGAATCACATAACTCACCGTCTGCTATCGAACCATTTATCGGTGCGGCAACAGGTGCGGGTGGCGTTTTACGCGATGTTTTCTCTATGGGATCACGTCCAGTAGCACTTGTTAACTCATTGCGTTTTGGGGATTTAACAGATGCGCGGGACCGTTTTTTATTCGAAGAGGCGGTAGCAGGGATTGCTAGTTACGGAAATATCATTGGTATTCCAACGATTGCGGGCGAAGTGCAGTTCGATAACTGTTATTCAAAACGTCCACTTGTTAATGCGATGGCTGTTGGTTTATTAAACCATGAAGATATCCAAAAGGGTGTTGCTTCTGGTGTAGGGAATACGGTGATGTATGCGGGCGCTACAACAGGTCGCGATGGTATTCACGGTGCAACGATGTCATCATCTGAAGTTGCTGTGGGTGAAGATACAGCGCCACCGGTTATGCAAGCTGGAGATCCATACCTTGAGAAGCTTGTCATGGAGGCTTGTCTTGAGCTTGTTAAATCAGATGCATTAATCGGAATTCAAGATATGGGTGCGGCGGGACTTACTTCGTCAGCAGCTGAAATGGCGTCAAAAGCAGGTTATGGTGTTGAGTTGAATCTTGACTTAGTGCCACAACGTGAAGAAGGCATGACGGCGTATGAAATGATGCTGTCAGAATCACAAGAGCGTATGCTTATCGTTGTTAAAAAAGGTCGCGAACAAGAAGTAACGGACCTATTTGCGAAATATAGCGTAGAAGCGGTGTCTATTGGTACAGTGACGGATGATAAAATGCTGCGTTTGCTTCATAAAGGCGAAGTAGTTGCGGAAGTATCAGCAGATGCACTTGCTGAAGACGCACCGGTTTACCATAAAAAATCTGAAGAGCCTGCTTACTTCAGAGAGTTCCAAGCGCAAGAAATGACAGAACCTGTCGTTAAGGATTTGCAGGCAACATTGAAAGACTTATTGCAACGTCCAACGATTGCTTCTAAAGAATGGGTTTACAATCAATTCGATACACAAGCACGCTCAAATACAATTGTTGCACCAGGTTCATCCGCAGGGGTTATTCGTGTAAATGGAACGAGTAAAGGGCTTGCGATGACATCTGACTGTAACTCACGTTTTGTTTATCTTGATCCAGAAACAGGCGGGAAAATTGCAGTTGCGGAAGCGGCGCGTAATCTTGTTTGTTCAGGTGCAGAACCGATTGCGATTACGGATTGCTTAAACTTTGGTAGTGCGGATAAGCCTGAAGTGTTTTGGCAGCTTGAGAAATCAGCTGACGGTATTTCTGAAGCGTGTATCAAGTTGAATGCACCTGTTATTAGTGGGAACGTTTCTTTATCCAATGAAGTGAATGGTGTTCCAATCTATCCAACGCCAACGATTGGTATGGTTGGGCTTGTCCACGACTTATCACAAGTAACAACAACTGCATTCAAGCAAGCTGGCGACGCAATCTATGTGATTGGTGAAGCGGGACTTGATTTTGGTGGCAGTGAGCTTCAACAGATGATAGACAGTAAAATTTCTGGTCAAGCACCGGCGATCGATCTTGACGTTGAAGCGGCTCGTCAAAAGGCAGTTTTAACAGCGATTCAGGATGGACTTGTTCAATCTGCAACAGATTTGTCTGAAGGTGGCTTTGCCATTGCACTTTGCGAAAAGGCATTCGATGCAGAAGGTCTTGGCGCAGAAGTAACGATCGCAGGATCTGCTGTTACGGCATTGTTCAGTGAAACGCAATCACGTTTCCTTGTGACTGTTAAAGAAGAAAATACAGCAGCATTTGAAGCGACTGTAGCAGATGCGATTAAAATCGGTGCGGTAACGGCTAGTGATCGAGTTGTTATCAACGGTGAAAATGGTGTGTTAATTGACGGGGCGGTTGAAGAATTCCGTTCTGCTTGGAAAGGGGCTATCCAATGCTTGCTGAACTCAGAGGCTTAA
- the purD gene encoding phosphoribosylamine--glycine ligase, translated as MNILVIGSGGREHAIARQFNVSPSVQKVFVAPGNDGMTSDAQCVDIDALDFVALVAFAKENQVDLTFVGPEQPLGEGIVDYFAEHGLKAFGPTKAAALIEGSKSFAKELMAKYDIPTAGYGTFTDAEEAKAFIRENGAPIVVKADGLAAGKGVIVAMTLDEALEAVDDMIGNQKFGESSSRVVIEEFLDGEEFSYMSFVHDGQIYPMVIAQDHKRAYDGDKGPNTGGMGAYSPVPQISDAVVQEAYDKVVVPTVEAMAAEGTPFTGILYAGLILTDKGPKVIEFNARFGDPETQVVLPRMASDFGEFMAALMDSKPYDLQWHDEAMLGVVIAADNYPGDVVKGAALPTLDGLTAQGLDVFHAGTKASGTGFVGNGGRVLLVTAKADSLKEAQDKVYKGLSGLEWNGFFYRTDIGWRTFE; from the coding sequence TTGAATATACTCGTTATCGGGAGCGGCGGCCGTGAGCACGCGATTGCTAGACAGTTCAATGTCTCTCCTTCCGTTCAAAAAGTATTTGTAGCACCTGGCAATGATGGGATGACAAGCGATGCGCAATGTGTAGACATTGATGCGTTGGATTTCGTAGCACTTGTAGCATTTGCGAAGGAAAATCAAGTAGATCTCACGTTTGTTGGTCCTGAACAACCGCTTGGGGAAGGAATCGTTGATTATTTCGCGGAACATGGCTTGAAAGCGTTTGGCCCAACGAAAGCTGCGGCGCTGATCGAAGGCAGTAAGTCATTCGCAAAAGAGTTAATGGCAAAGTATGACATTCCAACAGCTGGCTACGGAACGTTTACGGATGCAGAAGAAGCGAAGGCTTTTATTCGTGAAAATGGTGCACCAATTGTCGTCAAGGCGGATGGGCTTGCGGCAGGAAAAGGTGTTATCGTGGCGATGACATTGGACGAAGCGCTCGAAGCAGTGGACGATATGATTGGCAATCAAAAATTCGGTGAATCATCGTCACGTGTCGTTATCGAGGAATTCCTAGATGGGGAAGAATTCTCTTATATGTCATTTGTCCATGATGGACAGATTTACCCAATGGTTATTGCACAAGACCATAAGCGCGCCTATGACGGCGATAAAGGACCCAATACAGGCGGAATGGGTGCCTATTCACCCGTTCCACAAATTTCGGACGCAGTTGTGCAAGAAGCGTATGACAAAGTGGTTGTTCCGACGGTTGAAGCAATGGCGGCAGAAGGCACTCCATTTACTGGGATTTTATATGCGGGGTTAATCCTGACAGATAAAGGACCGAAAGTTATTGAATTCAACGCACGCTTTGGTGATCCTGAAACACAAGTCGTCCTACCGCGCATGGCATCTGACTTCGGTGAATTCATGGCGGCACTAATGGACAGCAAACCGTATGATCTTCAGTGGCATGATGAAGCGATGTTAGGCGTTGTCATTGCGGCTGACAATTACCCAGGAGATGTTGTCAAAGGTGCAGCATTGCCTACTCTTGATGGTTTGACAGCACAAGGCTTAGATGTTTTCCATGCAGGTACAAAAGCGAGTGGCACTGGTTTTGTCGGTAATGGAGGTCGCGTACTTCTAGTAACAGCGAAGGCAGATTCATTGAAAGAAGCACAAGACAAAGTGTACAAAGGTTTGTCCGGGCTTGAATGGAATGGTTTCTTCTATCGAACAGATATTGGCTGGCGTACGTTTGAATAA
- the purM gene encoding phosphoribosylformylglycinamidine cyclo-ligase, translated as MSKAYESAGVNIEAGYESVERMKSHVARTARKGVAGTFGGFGGMFDLSALDYKEPVLISGTDGVGTKLKLAFMADKHDTIGIDCVAMCVNDIVAQGAEPLYFLDYIALGKAVPAKVEAIVKGIADGCVQSGAALIGGETAEMPGLYEVDEYDLAGFAVGACEKSKIVTGEKVAAGDVIVGIASSGIHSNGYSLVRKIVLEDNGYAIDGVIDGYEDLGTVGDALLVPTKIYAKPVLQMHQELDVHSMGHITGGGFFENLPRMFADGFGTEIDLGSWPVLPVFNMLKEKGQLLDKDLYSVFNMGVGFAVALPADQADHAIAIAEQHGEKAYKIGRVVTGEGVTFIGDHDGSLS; from the coding sequence ATGTCGAAGGCGTATGAAAGTGCAGGGGTAAATATTGAAGCTGGCTATGAGTCAGTTGAACGGATGAAGTCGCATGTTGCACGTACTGCTCGTAAAGGTGTTGCAGGAACGTTTGGCGGTTTTGGCGGGATGTTCGATCTTTCAGCGCTCGATTATAAAGAGCCAGTTCTTATTTCAGGTACAGATGGTGTCGGAACAAAGTTGAAGCTGGCATTTATGGCAGATAAGCACGACACAATCGGTATTGACTGTGTGGCTATGTGTGTCAATGACATTGTTGCACAAGGTGCAGAGCCACTTTACTTCCTTGATTATATTGCGCTGGGCAAAGCTGTACCTGCAAAGGTGGAAGCGATTGTTAAAGGAATTGCGGATGGCTGTGTCCAATCTGGTGCAGCGTTAATCGGCGGAGAAACGGCAGAAATGCCAGGTCTTTATGAAGTCGATGAATATGATTTGGCTGGTTTTGCAGTCGGTGCCTGTGAAAAGAGCAAAATCGTCACGGGTGAAAAAGTTGCTGCTGGCGATGTGATTGTTGGGATTGCTTCAAGTGGTATTCATTCCAACGGTTATTCACTCGTCCGTAAAATTGTTCTTGAAGATAATGGCTATGCAATTGATGGTGTCATTGATGGCTACGAGGATCTTGGAACGGTTGGCGATGCACTTCTTGTGCCGACTAAAATCTATGCGAAGCCTGTTCTACAAATGCACCAGGAATTAGACGTCCATTCCATGGGCCATATTACAGGCGGAGGATTCTTTGAAAACTTGCCACGTATGTTTGCAGATGGATTTGGAACAGAAATCGACCTTGGTTCATGGCCGGTGCTTCCAGTGTTTAATATGCTGAAAGAAAAAGGTCAGCTGTTGGATAAAGATCTGTATAGCGTCTTCAATATGGGTGTTGGTTTTGCCGTTGCGCTTCCGGCTGATCAAGCAGATCATGCGATTGCGATTGCAGAACAACATGGTGAAAAAGCTTATAAAATCGGGCGTGTCGTAACAGGTGAAGGTGTGACGTTCATAGGCGACCATGATGGGAGTCTTTCTTAA
- the purQ gene encoding phosphoribosylformylglycinamidine synthase subunit PurQ, protein MKFAILVFPGSGCDIDMYHAVNEVLGKDAQYVWHTEANLENFDAVLIPSGASYGDYLRPGALAQSSPAIDSLKAFAASGKPVLGVGNGFQILAEAGLLPGAFLRNKGLKFRSGKAKLTVRNTDSKFTADYDKGQKIAIPFAHEHGNYYVDEQTVAELKNNNRIVFTYADGNVDGSTEAIAGVLNEQGNVLGMMPLPERAVEEIIGGTDGLPLFNSILKRWSENNVSQA, encoded by the coding sequence ATGAAGTTCGCTATTCTAGTTTTCCCAGGATCGGGCTGTGACATCGATATGTATCATGCGGTAAATGAAGTGCTGGGTAAAGACGCACAATATGTGTGGCATACAGAAGCGAATCTCGAAAACTTTGACGCGGTACTTATTCCAAGTGGCGCATCATATGGCGATTATCTTCGTCCAGGTGCACTGGCACAAAGCTCACCAGCTATTGACAGCCTAAAAGCATTTGCAGCGTCAGGCAAACCAGTACTGGGTGTAGGTAACGGCTTCCAAATTCTTGCGGAAGCAGGTCTGCTACCAGGTGCTTTCTTACGCAACAAAGGATTGAAATTCAGATCAGGTAAGGCGAAATTGACAGTCCGCAACACAGACTCGAAATTTACGGCTGATTATGATAAAGGTCAAAAAATTGCCATCCCGTTTGCGCATGAACATGGTAACTACTATGTGGATGAACAAACGGTAGCAGAACTAAAAAATAATAATCGTATCGTCTTTACATATGCGGACGGCAATGTGGACGGCAGTACTGAAGCCATTGCCGGCGTGTTGAATGAACAAGGAAATGTACTTGGCATGATGCCACTTCCTGAACGTGCAGTTGAGGAAATTATCGGAGGTACAGACGGATTGCCTCTATTCAATTCAATCTTAAAAAGGTGGAGTGAAAATAATGTCAGCCAAGCATGA
- the purN gene encoding phosphoribosylglycinamide formyltransferase, with protein MTALKMKIAVFASGSGSNFAAIAEACRLGELNAEIVLVITNKPDAYVVERARQANIRVVAFQSAAYKTKDTYEEAILAMLHEAGAEWLVLAGYMRLVGEPLLSAYPSRIVNIHPSLLPSFPGIDAIGQAVAHGVKVTGVTVHLVDEGMDTGMILAQRAVNVVDGDVDKTAEAIHAVEHDLYKETLNSLFSR; from the coding sequence ATGACTGCGCTTAAAATGAAAATTGCCGTTTTCGCTTCTGGAAGCGGCAGTAATTTTGCAGCCATTGCTGAGGCTTGTCGACTTGGTGAGCTGAACGCTGAAATTGTCTTGGTGATAACAAATAAGCCAGACGCGTATGTGGTGGAACGGGCGAGGCAAGCTAACATTCGTGTCGTGGCGTTTCAATCTGCGGCATACAAAACGAAAGATACATATGAAGAAGCAATTCTTGCAATGCTTCATGAGGCGGGGGCTGAATGGCTCGTCTTGGCTGGCTATATGCGTCTTGTTGGAGAGCCACTTCTGTCAGCCTATCCGTCACGTATTGTTAATATTCATCCTTCCTTACTGCCATCGTTTCCTGGGATAGATGCCATTGGACAAGCCGTCGCGCATGGCGTAAAGGTAACGGGTGTCACAGTTCACCTTGTCGATGAAGGAATGGACACCGGGATGATTTTGGCGCAACGTGCCGTCAATGTAGTTGATGGCGACGTAGACAAAACGGCTGAAGCGATTCATGCTGTGGAACATGATTTATATAAAGAAACATTAAATAGCCTTTTTAGCCGGTAA
- the purS gene encoding phosphoribosylformylglycinamidine synthase subunit PurS codes for MTKVNVYVTLRESVVDPQGIAAKEALQTMGYQEVENVRIGKLIELELAGSVTEIDARVKEMCDKLLVNKVIEDYRYEIGEVAGK; via the coding sequence ATGACGAAAGTAAACGTATACGTAACACTCCGTGAAAGTGTTGTTGATCCACAAGGAATTGCAGCGAAAGAAGCGCTTCAAACGATGGGTTATCAGGAAGTCGAAAACGTCCGCATTGGTAAATTGATTGAACTGGAACTAGCGGGTTCAGTTACAGAAATCGATGCACGTGTCAAAGAAATGTGCGACAAGCTGTTGGTCAATAAAGTTATCGAAGATTACCGATACGAAATCGGGGAGGTCGCGGGCAAATGA
- a CDS encoding response regulator transcription factor — protein sequence MQKTVLIVEDEDILREIVKDYLLSEGYEVLEAVDGNEALDIFEEHEVHLIILDIMLPELDGWSVCRRIRKSSNVPIIMLTARVDEDDTLLGFELGADDYVTKPYSPPILLARVKRLIDSRYSSAGKASNEDSLMSVGIHVHFPSRTVTVDGESISLTHTEFEILTYLMRNSGIIITREQLIIKIWGYEFAGDDRTINSHIRNLRHKLGNKASSIVTVIRAGYKFEGIA from the coding sequence ATGCAAAAAACAGTATTAATTGTAGAAGATGAAGATATTTTACGCGAAATAGTGAAAGATTATTTATTGAGTGAAGGATATGAAGTACTAGAGGCAGTAGATGGAAATGAAGCTTTGGACATTTTTGAAGAACATGAAGTGCATTTAATTATTTTAGATATTATGTTGCCTGAGTTAGATGGATGGTCTGTTTGTAGACGAATTCGCAAATCATCTAATGTGCCTATTATTATGTTGACAGCTCGTGTAGATGAAGATGATACGTTACTTGGTTTTGAATTGGGGGCTGATGATTATGTTACAAAACCATACAGTCCGCCAATTTTATTGGCGAGGGTAAAACGATTAATTGATAGTCGATATTCTTCCGCGGGTAAGGCATCTAATGAAGATAGCTTAATGAGTGTTGGTATCCATGTCCATTTCCCTTCACGAACAGTGACAGTTGATGGAGAAAGTATAAGTTTGACACATACGGAATTTGAAATATTAACCTATTTGATGCGGAATTCTGGGATTATTATTACGAGAGAGCAATTAATCATTAAAATTTGGGGTTATGAATTTGCCGGTGATGATCGCACAATCAATAGTCATATCCGTAATTTACGTCATAAATTAGGTAATAAAGCAAGTAGTATTGTAACTGTTATTCGAGCTGGTTATAAATTTGAGGGAATAGCATGA
- the purH gene encoding bifunctional phosphoribosylaminoimidazolecarboxamide formyltransferase/IMP cyclohydrolase: protein MKKRALLSVSDKSGILEFAKVLEGLGYELLSTGGTMKHLADNSVAVTAVDAVTGFPEIMEGRVKTLNPMIHGGLLAKQDDPSHIAQMEEHGIQPIDIVCVNLYPFKETISKPDVSTDDAIENIDIGGPAMLRASAKNHAYVTVIVDATDYDQVIAELTADGQTTLATRRRLAAKVFRHTAAYDALISGYLTDLSGEEFPEQVTYTYELKQPLRYGENPHQKAAFYSRPLGSDFSIASAQQLHGKELSYNNIQDANAAIQIVKEFEGPAAVAVKHMNPCGVGTGETIFDAFNKAYEADSTSIFGGIIALNREVDAATAEKLSGIFLEIIIAPAFTEEAIDILTKKKNIRLMTISFDQNKKDQWNTVSVEGGLLMQEPDAYGFADADIKVATDREPTEAEWQAMKLGWAVVKHVKSNAIVVTDDHMTLGVGAGQMNRVGAANIALTQAGERAKGAALASDAFFPMDDTVEAAAKAGITAIIQPGGSVKDEDSIKKANEYGITMVFTGVRHFKH from the coding sequence GTGAAAAAACGTGCATTGCTTAGCGTGTCGGACAAAAGTGGTATTTTAGAATTTGCGAAAGTGTTGGAAGGTCTCGGTTACGAACTATTATCTACGGGCGGGACAATGAAACATCTAGCGGACAATAGCGTGGCTGTCACAGCTGTTGACGCAGTGACTGGCTTCCCTGAAATTATGGAAGGCCGTGTGAAAACACTCAATCCGATGATTCACGGCGGACTGCTTGCGAAACAAGATGACCCATCACACATTGCACAAATGGAAGAGCACGGCATTCAGCCAATCGATATCGTTTGTGTCAACCTATACCCGTTCAAAGAAACGATTTCAAAACCAGATGTATCAACGGATGATGCCATCGAAAACATTGATATCGGTGGACCAGCCATGCTACGTGCGTCTGCGAAAAACCATGCATATGTAACGGTAATCGTCGATGCAACAGATTATGACCAAGTCATTGCCGAATTAACAGCAGATGGTCAAACAACACTTGCAACACGCAGACGTCTTGCGGCAAAAGTATTCCGTCATACAGCGGCATACGATGCATTGATTTCAGGCTATTTAACTGACCTTTCAGGCGAGGAATTCCCAGAACAGGTCACGTACACATATGAGCTTAAACAACCGCTCCGTTACGGGGAAAACCCACACCAAAAAGCGGCATTTTACAGTCGTCCACTTGGTTCTGATTTCTCGATTGCTTCTGCACAACAGCTGCATGGTAAAGAATTATCGTATAATAATATCCAAGACGCGAACGCAGCGATTCAAATCGTCAAAGAATTTGAAGGACCTGCTGCAGTTGCCGTGAAACATATGAATCCTTGTGGTGTGGGAACTGGAGAAACGATTTTCGATGCATTTAATAAAGCCTATGAGGCAGACTCGACATCTATCTTCGGCGGTATCATTGCCTTAAACCGTGAAGTAGATGCGGCAACTGCGGAAAAACTATCGGGCATCTTCCTTGAAATTATCATTGCACCTGCTTTCACAGAAGAGGCAATAGACATCTTGACGAAAAAGAAAAACATTCGCTTGATGACAATTTCATTTGATCAAAACAAAAAAGACCAATGGAATACAGTTTCTGTTGAAGGTGGATTGCTCATGCAAGAGCCAGATGCTTATGGTTTTGCAGATGCAGACATCAAAGTAGCAACAGACCGCGAGCCAACAGAAGCAGAATGGCAAGCGATGAAATTGGGCTGGGCAGTTGTCAAGCACGTTAAATCAAATGCAATTGTTGTAACAGACGATCATATGACACTTGGTGTTGGCGCTGGGCAAATGAACCGTGTAGGCGCAGCAAATATCGCATTGACGCAGGCTGGTGAACGCGCGAAAGGTGCAGCATTGGCATCGGATGCATTTTTCCCAATGGACGATACGGTCGAAGCAGCAGCGAAAGCGGGTATTACGGCGATTATCCAACCTGGTGGATCAGTGAAAGACGAAGATTCTATCAAAAAAGCCAATGAATATGGCATTACGATGGTATTTACAGGCGTTCGTCACTTTAAACATTGA